One genomic segment of Anaerolineales bacterium includes these proteins:
- a CDS encoding glycoside hydrolase family 3 C-terminal domain-containing protein: MSQAQTVIKQMTLEEKAAICTGASTWTTVQIERLGLPAITMSDGPHGVRRVPDGKSLILSSLPATCFPTASCLASTWDIDLLRKMGEAMAEECIALNVDVILGPGVNMKRSPLCGRNFEYLSEDPFLAGELAAGLVAGIQGKGVGTSVKHFTANNQEFQRLSISAEIDDRTLYEIYLPAFETVVKKARPWTVMCAYNKLNGTYCSENHRLLVDILKNEWGFEGLVVSDWGAVHDRVVALRGGLDLEMPGPQDSRVQAVVEAVRSGDLDEDTLDESVERILKVVFKAQKTPKRGKFDAEVHHALARKIAGDGIVLLKNEGILPLKGRQHIAVIGRSAEAPYFQGGGSSHINPTQVDIPFKELQEQAGEAELSYAEGYAADEDFRKILVDQAVELAQSADVALLFIAPPLNKESEGYDRTGLDLSAPQLALIKAVAEAQPNTVVILNNGAPVAMSEWIDDVPAVLEAWMMGQAGAGAVADVLFGKLNPSGKLAETFPVKAVDVPAYINWPGGAGEVRYGEGIFIGYRYYDAKEMPVLFPFGHGLSYTSFAYDNPRVSASSIKDVDGLTVSVDVTNTGGMAGKEIVQVYVRDHESELMRPEKELKGFAKVALEPGETKSISIDLDFRSFAYYHPRYRQWITEDGDFDILIGASAADIRCSLTVTLESTLELPCLIDRESTIREWLADPRSSVVLMPIYEQIQARSRELFGTGDDEDASMDLMAMLGDMPLVSVLRFQQRALTMPADEMVDGLLMQLHGKGQ, encoded by the coding sequence AGAAAAGGCCGCAATCTGCACTGGAGCCAGCACGTGGACGACCGTGCAAATCGAACGGCTGGGCCTTCCTGCAATAACCATGTCAGATGGCCCGCACGGCGTACGCAGGGTGCCCGATGGTAAATCGCTGATATTGTCGAGCCTGCCGGCCACCTGCTTCCCCACGGCCTCCTGCCTGGCTTCAACCTGGGATATCGATCTACTCCGCAAGATGGGCGAGGCCATGGCTGAAGAGTGTATCGCCTTGAACGTTGATGTCATTCTCGGTCCCGGTGTGAACATGAAACGTTCCCCGCTGTGTGGTCGGAACTTTGAATATCTCTCCGAAGATCCTTTCCTTGCCGGAGAATTGGCGGCCGGCCTGGTCGCTGGGATACAGGGGAAAGGTGTGGGCACCTCGGTCAAACATTTTACTGCGAACAATCAGGAGTTCCAGCGATTGAGTATCAGCGCTGAAATCGATGATCGCACGTTGTACGAGATTTATTTGCCGGCGTTCGAGACCGTCGTAAAGAAAGCCCGGCCTTGGACGGTGATGTGCGCTTATAACAAACTCAACGGCACCTACTGTTCTGAAAACCACAGATTGTTGGTAGACATCCTTAAAAATGAATGGGGGTTTGAAGGATTGGTTGTTTCCGATTGGGGCGCCGTTCACGATCGCGTCGTCGCACTCCGTGGTGGCCTTGATCTGGAAATGCCTGGTCCACAAGACAGCCGCGTTCAAGCCGTCGTTGAGGCCGTCCGTTCGGGCGATTTGGACGAAGACACGCTGGACGAGTCGGTGGAGCGCATCCTCAAGGTCGTTTTCAAGGCGCAGAAAACACCCAAAAGGGGCAAATTCGATGCGGAAGTGCACCATGCCCTGGCACGCAAAATTGCCGGCGATGGCATCGTCTTGCTTAAGAACGAGGGCATCCTGCCGTTGAAAGGGCGGCAGCATATCGCCGTAATCGGACGATCGGCCGAGGCGCCGTACTTCCAGGGAGGCGGCAGCTCGCACATCAACCCCACGCAGGTGGACATTCCGTTCAAGGAACTACAGGAACAAGCCGGTGAAGCGGAGTTGAGTTATGCTGAAGGCTACGCCGCCGATGAAGACTTCCGCAAAATTTTGGTTGATCAAGCTGTAGAGTTGGCCCAATCCGCAGACGTGGCATTGCTCTTTATTGCACCACCTCTCAACAAGGAGTCCGAGGGTTACGATCGAACGGGACTCGATCTGTCTGCCCCACAGTTGGCGTTGATCAAAGCGGTCGCGGAGGCGCAGCCCAACACTGTCGTCATATTGAACAACGGTGCACCGGTGGCCATGAGCGAATGGATCGACGATGTACCCGCCGTGCTCGAGGCGTGGATGATGGGCCAGGCCGGAGCCGGCGCTGTTGCCGACGTGCTGTTTGGCAAGCTGAACCCCAGCGGCAAGCTGGCGGAAACCTTCCCCGTCAAAGCGGTCGATGTGCCGGCTTACATCAATTGGCCGGGCGGCGCCGGTGAAGTCCGATACGGCGAGGGGATTTTCATCGGCTATCGTTACTATGATGCGAAAGAGATGCCGGTGCTCTTCCCCTTCGGCCACGGATTGAGTTACACGAGTTTTGCGTATGACAATCCCCGGGTCTCCGCTTCGTCCATCAAAGACGTTGACGGCCTGACGGTGTCTGTGGACGTCACGAACACGGGCGGTATGGCCGGGAAGGAAATCGTTCAGGTTTATGTGCGCGATCACGAATCTGAGTTGATGCGTCCGGAAAAGGAATTGAAAGGTTTTGCGAAGGTCGCGCTTGAACCCGGCGAAACAAAATCCATTTCGATCGATCTGGATTTCCGTTCGTTTGCCTACTACCACCCGAGATACAGGCAGTGGATAACCGAGGACGGGGATTTCGATATTCTCATCGGCGCCTCGGCTGCGGATATCCGCTGCTCTTTGACCGTGACTCTGGAATCGACCCTCGAGCTGCCGTGCTTGATCGATCGAGAATCTACGATTCGCGAGTGGCTGGCCGATCCGCGCAGCAGCGTGGTCTTGATGCCGATTTACGAGCAGATCCAGGCCCGGAGTCGAGAACTCTTCGGCACGGGCGATGACGAGGACGCCAGTATGGATTTGATGGCCATGCTTGGTGATATGCCGCTTGTGAGTGTTCTCAGATTCCAACAGAGGGCTTTAACCATGCCCGCTGATGAGATGGTCGATGGCTTGCTGATGCAATTGCATGGGAAAGGGCAATAA